The Streptomyces rubrogriseus genomic sequence TGGGCCGCTCCGGGACGGAGGCCGTGTCATGAGAGTGCTCGTGACCGGCGGCAGCGGCTTCGTCGGTTCGCACCTGTGCGAGGCCCTGCTGCGCCGCGGCGACACCGTCTGGTGCCTGGACAACCACTGCACGGGTCGGCCGGTCAACGTCGCCCATCTGCTCGGCCGTCCCGGCTTCGAACTCGTGCGGGCGGATGTCACCCGCGCCCACCCGCTGCCGGGCCCGGTCGACGGCGTGGCCCACCTGGCCAGCCCCGCCTCACCGCCCGACTACGCCCGGCTGGCGCTGGAAACCCTGGCGGTCGGCAGCCGCGGAACGGAGAACGCCCTGCGCCTGGCGCAGCGCCACGGTGCGCGGTTCGTACTGGCGTCCACGAGCGAGGTGTACGGCGATCCGGCGGTGCACCCGCAGCCGGAGGAGTACTGGGGCAACGTCAACCCGGTGGGCCCGCGCAGCGTGTACGACGAGGCCAAGCGGTATGCCGAGGCCCTCACCACCGCATACCGCACGACCTGCGGCGTCGACACGGGCATCGTCCGGATCTTCAACACCTACGGGCCCCGGATGCGTCCCCACGACGGCCGCGTCGTCTCCACCTTCGTCCGGCAGGCCATGGCCGGCGCCCCGCTGACCATCCACGGCGACGGCACCCAGACCCGCTGCTTCTGCTACGTGGACGACCTGGTCCGTGCCCTGGTCGCGATGCTCGACACTCCGCACCCCGGGCCGGTCAACCTGGGCAACCCGGTCGAGTGCACGGTCGGCGAGCTGGCCGACCTGGTGCTCAGACTGACCGGCTCCAGCTCACGGATCGAGCACCGCCCGTTGCCGGTCGACGACCCGGCCCGACGCCGCCCGGACATCCGCCGCGCGCGTTCCCTGCTGGACTGGGAACCCGAAGTACCCCTGGAGACGGGGCTGCGCCGTACGGTCGCCTGGTTCGGCGGACGGACGGTCGCGGCCGCCGCGCGTGTGCAGGACCCGGTCGGGACCTGATCACGATGCCCGGCCGCGCCGCCTTCGCCCTCACCGCCGCACTGGCCGCGGGCATCGCCGCCGGCTGCTCGGCCACCCCGCACTACGTACCGCACGGCACCACCTACTACGTCAGTCCAGGCGGCGACGACAGCGCGGACGGCACCTCGCCCGACGCCGCCTGGCGGTCGCTGACGCGGGCGGACAAGGCGGAGCTGCGACCGGGCGACCGGCTGCTGCTCCAGGGCGGCGCGCGCTTCGCCGGTACCGTGACGGTTGCCAAGGGGGAGGCCGGGGACGCGTCACGGCCGGTGACCGTCGGCTCGTACGGCGCAGGCCGAGCCACCATCACCTCGACCCACACCCCCGGGGTGTCCGTGCACAACACGGCGGGAGTCGAGATCCGCGACCTCGCTCTCACCGGGCCGGGCGCACACCACACCGGTGAGGCGGGCGTCAACCTGTACGCCGACGCGCGAGACGGCGGGGACCGACGGCACGTCACCGTCGAAGACGTCGACGTGTCCGGCTTCCGGGTCGGAGTAGCGGTGGGTGCCTCCGGCGCCGGTCCCGGATTCCGGGACGTCACCGTCCGCCAGGTGGACCTGCACGGCAACCGGGACGCGGGGCTGCTCACCTACGGACCCGCGTTCGACCCGAAGCACCCGGGATACGCCCACGAGGACGTGGTCGTGGAGGCGGTGCACGCGCACGGCAACGCCGGGGACCCGACAGCGACCGAACGGCACACCGGCAGCGGAATCATCCTGGGCGGTGTCCGCGAGGCCACGGTGCGCGACTCCAGCGCGTACGACAACGGAGCCCGGTCGGCACGACGGGCACCGGCCGGACCGGTCGGAATCTGGGCCTACGACTCGACCCGTGTCCGTATCGAGCACAACTCCGCGTACCGCAACCACACCGGATCGAAGGTGGACGGCGGCGGCTTCGGCCTCGACTCCAACGTGTCGCACTCGACGGTGGAGTACAACACGTCGTTCCACAACGACGGTTCCGGTTACTACGTGTACTCGGCGACCGGCAACGGCGCGCACACCGACAACACCATCCGGTACAACGTCAGCGCCGACGACGGACGGAAACTGCCCGCCCACGGCGCCCTGACCGTCTACGGGTCCCAGGTGCGTGACCTGAGCATCTACCAGAACACCGTCACGATGTCCCGTTCCCCCGGCGGACCGGGCACGGTGGTCCTGCTGCGCCCGGGCAACAGCGGGATCACCTTCCGCAACAACCTCCTGGTCTCCGACGGTGATCCGCTGGTGTCCGCCGACACGGCCCTCACCACCGACAGGGTCCTCTTCCAGGGTAACCAGTACGCGTCCTCCGGCCGCTGGAGCGTGAAGTGGGGTGCGCACCGCTACCCGGACCTCGACGCCTGGCGCTCGCACACCGGACAGGAGCGCGTGGAGGGCCGCTCCTCGGGGACGTCCGCCGCGCCCTGCCTGACCGGCGGCGCGCTGCCGGACGTCGACAGGCCCGCTGACGCCCGCCTCCTCGCCCCCCGCTGTCCGCGCCCGGGACTGGACCTACGCGGGCAGTTCGGTACGGACGACGCGGCAGTCGACCTGTTCGGCCACACGGTGCCCACGCCACCCGACATCGGGGCCATCCAGCCGTGAGGTGCCCGAGATGCAGCCGCGCACGGGCGGTGTGACGATCGGGTGAGGAAGCAGACCAGGGTGGAGAGCCCGGTCCCCTCCGCCAGGGAGGCGTATGCCTGTGGCGGCAGCACGACGGCTCATGGCCGCCCTCGTCACGCTCGTGGCCTTCGCCACAGCCGTCTACCTGACCGTTCCCAGCATGCGCACTCCGGTGTGGGCCGTGATCGGCCTGGCCGGTGTGGCGGCCATGGCGGCCGGCATCCGGCTCCACCGCCCCGTCCCTCCCTGGCCCTGGTGGGTCCTCGCCACTGG encodes the following:
- a CDS encoding UDP-glucuronic acid decarboxylase family protein, translated to MRVLVTGGSGFVGSHLCEALLRRGDTVWCLDNHCTGRPVNVAHLLGRPGFELVRADVTRAHPLPGPVDGVAHLASPASPPDYARLALETLAVGSRGTENALRLAQRHGARFVLASTSEVYGDPAVHPQPEEYWGNVNPVGPRSVYDEAKRYAEALTTAYRTTCGVDTGIVRIFNTYGPRMRPHDGRVVSTFVRQAMAGAPLTIHGDGTQTRCFCYVDDLVRALVAMLDTPHPGPVNLGNPVECTVGELADLVLRLTGSSSRIEHRPLPVDDPARRRPDIRRARSLLDWEPEVPLETGLRRTVAWFGGRTVAAAARVQDPVGT
- a CDS encoding right-handed parallel beta-helix repeat-containing protein; the protein is MPGRAAFALTAALAAGIAAGCSATPHYVPHGTTYYVSPGGDDSADGTSPDAAWRSLTRADKAELRPGDRLLLQGGARFAGTVTVAKGEAGDASRPVTVGSYGAGRATITSTHTPGVSVHNTAGVEIRDLALTGPGAHHTGEAGVNLYADARDGGDRRHVTVEDVDVSGFRVGVAVGASGAGPGFRDVTVRQVDLHGNRDAGLLTYGPAFDPKHPGYAHEDVVVEAVHAHGNAGDPTATERHTGSGIILGGVREATVRDSSAYDNGARSARRAPAGPVGIWAYDSTRVRIEHNSAYRNHTGSKVDGGGFGLDSNVSHSTVEYNTSFHNDGSGYYVYSATGNGAHTDNTIRYNVSADDGRKLPAHGALTVYGSQVRDLSIYQNTVTMSRSPGGPGTVVLLRPGNSGITFRNNLLVSDGDPLVSADTALTTDRVLFQGNQYASSGRWSVKWGAHRYPDLDAWRSHTGQERVEGRSSGTSAAPCLTGGALPDVDRPADARLLAPRCPRPGLDLRGQFGTDDAAVDLFGHTVPTPPDIGAIQP